The genome window CAGTAGCTGTGTTCGGTATCGCTATGGTAAGAGGTCTGCTTACCAAAAAAGCAAAATTGCTGCTGATCGAATGAATAAAAATAGTGCATCAACAGGGCCGCTAAAAGACCTGAAATAATAATAATGATGCTTACGTATCTGACCTTTCTGCTCACAAACGCATCTCCTTACGAATATTCCGCTGCCAGCATATAAAAAAACAGCCAGCAAAGCTGGCTGTTTTGTCAGAGGTCATGTCTGATGTGTAAACACACCAGGCGTAGGCTCTTAGTTTTTGTCAGAACCGCCCAGACCTGCATTCAGCAGTTCTGCCAGGCTCGCAGATGCATCTTCCGCAGTCACCTGAGGTGCAGCTGGCTGTTCGCCTGCTGCGCGACGACGCATACGATCCTGGTGATACGCATAACCGGTACCGGCCGGGATCAGACGACCCACGATAACGTTCTCTTTCAGACCGCGCAGTTCATCGCGTTTACCTGCAACCGCAGCTTCGGTCAGGACACGAGTCGTTTCCTGGAACGATGCAGCAGAAATGAAGGACTCGGTTGCCAGAGACGCTTTGGTGATACCCAGCAGATCGCGAGCATAGGTCGCTGCGATTTTGCCATTCGCTTCCAGATCGCGGTTAGCAATCTTGACGCGAGAGTATTCAACCTGCTCGCCTTCCAGGAAGTCGGAGCTGCCCGCATTATCGATGGTTGCTTTACGCAGCATCTGACGAACGATAACTTCAATGTGCTTATCGTTAATCTTAACGCCCTGCAGACGGTAAACGTCCTGTACTTCGTTGGTGATGTAACGCGTTACCGCGTGTACGCCACGAAGACGCAGAATGTCGTGCGGTGCTTCTGGACCATCGGAAACCACGTCACCACGTTCTACACGTTCACCTTCAAACACGTTGAGCTGACGCCATTTCGGGATCATCTCTTCGTACGGATCGCTGCCGTCTAACGGAGTGATAACCAGACGACGTTTGCCTTTGGTTTCTTTACCGAAGGAAATGATGCCGCTGATTTCCGCCAGAATTGCCGGCTCTTTCGGACGACGTGCTTCGAACAGATCCGCAACGCGCGGCAGACCACCGGTGATATCTTTAGTACCGCTGGATTCCTGAGGAATACGCGCCAGAGCATCACCTGCACCGATCTGAATACCATCTTCAAGCTGGACAATCGCTTTACCCGGCAGGAAGTACTGCGCAGGCATATCGGTACCTGGGATCAGAACATCGTTACCGTTGGCATCAACAATTTTCAGCGCCGGACGCAGATCTTTACCACCTGCGGTACGTTCCGCAGAGTCCAGAACCACCAGCGAAGAAAGACCGGTTAATTCGTCGGTCTGACGGGTGATGGTCTGACCATCAATCATGTCAGTAAAACGAATGAAACCTGCTACTTCGGTGATAACTGGCATGGTATGCGGATCCCAGTTTGCAACGGTTTCACCGCCAGCAACCTGCTCGCCATCGCCTTTACCCATAACAGCACCGTAAGGCACTTTATAGCTTTCTTTGGTACGACCAAATTCGTCGATCAGTTTCAGCTCGGTGTTACGGGAGGTCACTACCAGCTTACCGGCAGAGTTTACAACCGACTTCGCATTGCTCAGACGGATGCTACCTTTGTTTTTCACCTGGATGCTGGATTCAGCAGCCGCACGCGATGCCGCACCACCGATGTGGAACGTACGCATCGTCAGCTGTGTACCCGGCTCACCGATGGACTGTGCCGCGATAACGCCGATTGCTTCACCTTTGTTGATGATGTGGCCACGCGCCAGGTCACGACCATAGCAGTGCGCACAAACACCAAAGTCGGTGTTACAGGATACGACTGAACGTACTTTGACAGAGTCAACGGAGTTCTCTTCCAGCAGATCACACCAGTGCTCGTGCAGCAGCGTGTTACGCGGAACCAGAATGTCAGCGGTACCCGGCTTCAGAATATCTTCAGCGGCTACACGGCCCAGAACGCGATCGCGCAGCGGTTCTTTAACGTCACCACCCTCGATAACCGGGGTCATGGTGATGCCTTCCAGGGTGCCACAGTCGTCTTCAGTGACCACCAGATCCTGTGCAACGTCAACCAGACGACGCGTCAGATAACCGGAGTTCGCTGTTTTCAGTGCGGTATCCGCCAGACCTTTACGCGCACCGTGCGTAGAAATGAAGTACTGGAGTACGTTCAGACCTTCACGGAAGTTCGCGGTGATCGGCGTTTCGATGATGGAGCCATCCGGCTTCGCCATCAGACCACGCATACCTGCCAGCTGACGAATCTGTGCTGCTGAACCACGCGCACCGGAGTCGGCCATCATGTAGATGCTGTTGAAAGAAACCTGCTGCTCTTCTTCACCGTCACGGTTAATCACGGTTTCAGTTTGCAGGTTATCCATCATCGCTTTGGATACACGATCGTTCGCCGCAGCCCAGATATCGATAACTTTGTTGTAACGTTCGCCTGCGGTTACCAGACCAGACTGGAACTGCTCCTGGATCTCAGCAACTTCAGCTTCCGCTTCAGAGATGATCTCGTATTTTTTCTCCGGGATGACCATGTCATCAATACCAACAGATGCACCTGAACGCGCTGCATAAGCAAAGCCGGTGTACATCGTCTGGTCCGCAAAAATAACGGTCGGTTTCAGACCGAGAATACGGTAACAGGTGTTCAGCATCTTAGAGATGGCTTTCTTGCCCAGCGCCTGGTTGACGATGGAGAAAGGCAGACCTTTCGGTACGATCATCCACAAAATAGCACGGCCAACGGTCGTGTCTTTGATGCTGGTGGCTGCGACGAACTCGCCGTTTTCATCTTTTTCGTATTCGGTGATACGCACTTTAACACGCGCATGCAAAGAGGCCAGGCCAGCGCGGTAAATACGCTCAGCTTCTTTAGGGCCAGTCAGCACCATGCCTTCGCCTTTGGCGTTAACACAGTCACGGGTCATGTAGTACAGACCCAATACAACGTCCTGAGACGGAACGATGATAGGTTCGCCGTTCGCCGGAGACAGGATGTTGTTGGTAGACATCATCAACGCACGCGCTTCCAGCTGGGCTTCCAGCGTCAGCGGTACGTGAACAGCCATCTGGTCACCATCGAAGTCGGCGTTATATGCCGCACAAACCAGCGGGTGCAGCTGGATAGCTTTACCTTCGATCAGCACTGGCTCAAATGCCTGGATACCCAAACGGTGCAGAGTTGGTGCACGGTTCAGCAGTACCGGGTGTTCGCGGATCACTTCGTCCAGGATATCCCAAACGACAGCTTCTTCACGCTCAACCATTTTCTTAGCGGCTTTGATGGTGGTGGCGAGGCCACGCAGTTCCAGCTTGCCGTAGATGAACGGTTTGAACAGCTCCAGTGCCATTTTCTTCGGCAGACCGCACTGATGCAGACGCAGGTATGGACCCACGGTGATTACAGAACGACCAGAGTAGTCAACACGCTTACCAAGCAGGTTCTGACGGAAACGACCCTGTTTACCTTTGATCATATCGGCCAAAGATTTCAGAGGACGTTTGTTAGAACCGGTGATCGCACGACCACGACGACCGTTATCCAGCA of Klebsiella sp. RIT-PI-d contains these proteins:
- the rpoC gene encoding DNA-directed RNA polymerase subunit beta' — its product is MKDLLKFLKAQTKTEEFDAIKIALASPDMIRSWSFGEVKKPETINYRTFKPERDGLFCARIFGPVKDYECLCGKYKRLKHRGVICEKCGVEVTQTKVRRERMGHIELASPTAHIWFLKSLPSRIGLLLDMPLRDIERVLYFESYVVIEGGMTNLERQQILTEEQYLDALEEFGDEFDAKMGAEAIQALLKSMDLEQECETLREELNETNSETKRKKLTKRIKLLEAFVQSGNKPEWMILTVLPVLPPDLRPLVPLDGGRFATSDLNDLYRRVINRNNRLKRLLDLAAPDIIVRNEKRMLQEAVDALLDNGRRGRAITGSNKRPLKSLADMIKGKQGRFRQNLLGKRVDYSGRSVITVGPYLRLHQCGLPKKMALELFKPFIYGKLELRGLATTIKAAKKMVEREEAVVWDILDEVIREHPVLLNRAPTLHRLGIQAFEPVLIEGKAIQLHPLVCAAYNADFDGDQMAVHVPLTLEAQLEARALMMSTNNILSPANGEPIIVPSQDVVLGLYYMTRDCVNAKGEGMVLTGPKEAERIYRAGLASLHARVKVRITEYEKDENGEFVAATSIKDTTVGRAILWMIVPKGLPFSIVNQALGKKAISKMLNTCYRILGLKPTVIFADQTMYTGFAYAARSGASVGIDDMVIPEKKYEIISEAEAEVAEIQEQFQSGLVTAGERYNKVIDIWAAANDRVSKAMMDNLQTETVINRDGEEEQQVSFNSIYMMADSGARGSAAQIRQLAGMRGLMAKPDGSIIETPITANFREGLNVLQYFISTHGARKGLADTALKTANSGYLTRRLVDVAQDLVVTEDDCGTLEGITMTPVIEGGDVKEPLRDRVLGRVAAEDILKPGTADILVPRNTLLHEHWCDLLEENSVDSVKVRSVVSCNTDFGVCAHCYGRDLARGHIINKGEAIGVIAAQSIGEPGTQLTMRTFHIGGAASRAAAESSIQVKNKGSIRLSNAKSVVNSAGKLVVTSRNTELKLIDEFGRTKESYKVPYGAVMGKGDGEQVAGGETVANWDPHTMPVITEVAGFIRFTDMIDGQTITRQTDELTGLSSLVVLDSAERTAGGKDLRPALKIVDANGNDVLIPGTDMPAQYFLPGKAIVQLEDGIQIGAGDALARIPQESSGTKDITGGLPRVADLFEARRPKEPAILAEISGIISFGKETKGKRRLVITPLDGSDPYEEMIPKWRQLNVFEGERVERGDVVSDGPEAPHDILRLRGVHAVTRYITNEVQDVYRLQGVKINDKHIEVIVRQMLRKATIDNAGSSDFLEGEQVEYSRVKIANRDLEANGKIAATYARDLLGITKASLATESFISAASFQETTRVLTEAAVAGKRDELRGLKENVIVGRLIPAGTGYAYHQDRMRRRAAGEQPAAPQVTAEDASASLAELLNAGLGGSDKN